One part of the Methylobacterium terrae genome encodes these proteins:
- a CDS encoding ABC transporter ATP-binding protein, which yields MLAIGAIAGGSAATAATTGAAISIRGLTRRFGSVVAVDDVSLEIAAGEFVALLGPSGSGKSTVLMSLAGFDLPDAGRILIGGEDCTRLPPHRRNIGMVFQHYTLFPHLSVADNVAFPLKMRGLARAERLARAEAALAVVRLSGFGARMPRQLSGGQQQRVALARAIVYRPRVLLMDEPLSALDKNLREEMQIEIKRLHSDLGITIVFVTHDQGEALTMADRVAILRAGRVQQIAPARTLYERPANLFAAGFIGDMNRIATAWDGRAAHLAGRALPLGAEAAVSALPPGPAILAVRPERVGIAAPDSSGALPATVTDVVYGGAGTLVIATLDDGAPVRARAPSADLPPLAPGDRVGLVVPPGAALLYPADAP from the coding sequence ATGCTCGCCATCGGGGCCATCGCAGGAGGGTCGGCCGCGACCGCCGCGACCACGGGCGCGGCGATCAGCATCCGCGGCCTGACCCGCCGCTTCGGATCGGTGGTGGCCGTCGACGACGTCTCGCTCGAGATCGCCGCGGGCGAGTTCGTCGCGCTCCTCGGGCCCTCCGGCTCGGGCAAGTCGACCGTGCTGATGAGCCTCGCGGGCTTCGACCTGCCGGATGCCGGCCGGATCCTCATCGGGGGCGAGGATTGCACGCGGCTGCCGCCGCACCGGCGCAACATCGGCATGGTGTTCCAGCACTACACGCTGTTCCCGCACCTGAGCGTCGCCGACAACGTCGCCTTCCCGCTCAAGATGCGCGGGCTTGCCCGCGCCGAGCGCCTGGCCCGGGCCGAGGCGGCGCTCGCGGTGGTGCGGCTCTCGGGCTTCGGGGCGCGCATGCCGCGCCAGCTCTCGGGCGGGCAGCAGCAGCGCGTCGCGCTCGCCCGCGCCATCGTCTACCGGCCGCGGGTGCTGCTGATGGACGAGCCGCTCTCGGCCCTCGACAAGAACCTGCGCGAGGAGATGCAGATCGAGATCAAGCGGCTGCATTCCGATCTCGGCATCACCATCGTGTTCGTCACCCACGACCAGGGCGAGGCGCTGACGATGGCCGACCGGGTCGCGATCCTGCGGGCCGGGCGCGTGCAGCAGATCGCCCCGGCCCGGACCCTCTACGAGCGGCCCGCCAACCTGTTCGCGGCCGGCTTCATCGGCGACATGAACCGGATCGCGACCGCGTGGGACGGGCGGGCGGCGCACCTCGCCGGCCGCGCGCTGCCCTTGGGCGCCGAGGCCGCGGTCTCGGCCTTGCCGCCCGGCCCGGCGATCCTGGCGGTGCGGCCCGAGCGGGTCGGCATCGCCGCCCCCGACTCGTCCGGCGCCCTGCCGGCCACCGTCACCGACGTGGTCTACGGCGGGGCCGGCACCCTCGTCATCGCGACGCTCGACGACGGCGCGCCGGTCCGGGCGCGGGCCCCGAGCGCCGACCTGCCGCCGCTCGCGCCCGGCGACCGCGTCGGGCTCGTCGTCCCGCCCGGCGCCGCCCTGCTCTATCCGGCGGACGCGCCGTGA
- a CDS encoding extracellular solute-binding protein has translation MARHRRSLVTLKRMIVATLAAAVIGAALPAAADEVVIATTGGLMRNTLEKLVYRPFAKATGTEIVPFDIEVPDQWARAEGMVRTKRVEFDIVTATGPDLVSRADMLMDVPCGDLPHVKEYALPGACQPKGVARTTGGMVLTYNKTAFGGRAPKTWADFWNVTEFPGPRGLPDTGDRDWWVPAVALLADGVPKDKLFPLDLDRAYAKLDRIRPHVAVWWKTGNQVQQIMRDGEVVMTMSYSGRSLATIKDGAPFAMAWDGALRDTGYFAILKGAPNPKGALKFIDYFYETSASHPAFMRAVGYATSSSKGLAGLPEDEQTLYATYPANYAGLVDPDFKWIGDNRDRLRARWTAWLTK, from the coding sequence ATGGCCCGGCACAGGAGGTCCCTCGTGACGCTGAAACGGATGATCGTCGCCACGCTCGCCGCCGCGGTGATCGGCGCCGCCCTGCCGGCCGCCGCCGACGAGGTGGTGATCGCCACCACCGGCGGCCTGATGCGCAACACCCTCGAGAAGCTGGTCTACCGGCCCTTCGCCAAGGCGACGGGCACCGAGATCGTGCCCTTCGACATCGAGGTGCCGGACCAGTGGGCCCGCGCCGAGGGCATGGTGCGCACCAAGCGCGTCGAGTTCGACATCGTCACGGCGACCGGGCCCGACCTCGTCAGCCGCGCCGACATGCTGATGGACGTTCCCTGCGGCGACCTTCCCCACGTCAAGGAATACGCCCTGCCGGGCGCCTGCCAGCCGAAGGGCGTGGCGCGCACCACCGGCGGCATGGTGCTGACCTACAACAAGACCGCCTTCGGCGGGCGGGCGCCGAAGACCTGGGCCGATTTCTGGAACGTGACGGAGTTTCCCGGGCCCCGCGGCCTGCCGGATACCGGTGATCGCGACTGGTGGGTGCCGGCGGTCGCGCTGCTCGCCGACGGCGTGCCGAAGGACAAGCTGTTTCCCCTCGACCTCGACCGCGCCTACGCCAAGCTCGACCGGATCCGGCCCCATGTCGCCGTGTGGTGGAAGACCGGCAACCAGGTCCAGCAGATCATGCGCGACGGCGAGGTGGTGATGACCATGTCCTATTCGGGCCGGTCGCTCGCCACGATCAAGGACGGCGCGCCCTTCGCCATGGCCTGGGACGGCGCCTTGCGCGACACCGGCTACTTCGCGATCCTCAAGGGCGCGCCGAACCCGAAGGGCGCGCTCAAGTTCATCGACTACTTCTACGAGACCTCGGCGAGCCACCCGGCCTTCATGCGCGCGGTCGGCTACGCCACCTCGTCGTCGAAGGGCCTCGCCGGCCTGCCCGAGGACGAGCAGACGCTCTACGCGACCTATCCGGCCAACTATGCCGGCCTCGTCGATCCGGACTTCAAGTGGATCGGCGACAACCGCGACCGCCTGCGCGCGCGCTGGACGGCATGGCTCACGAAGTAG
- a CDS encoding ABC transporter permease has protein sequence MSKAAIVGLMLPFFSLLFLAFLYPLMSLIAISLTEPQPGLANYARVFQNPVYATVLLRTLRIALLVSVLSLILAFPVAALMARAKGPKLALITACILLPFWSSVLVRTAAWAVLLQRNGLVNNALTGLGLADAPVKLLYTQGAVVVAMTHVLMPFMVLPIYGALRNIPPDLARAAAICGAGPARAFREVTLPLALPGVTGGFILVFLSALGYFITPSLLGSPQEMMIATLISQQIRENLDWPFAAALVGVLTVFVTGITLAFGRLFRFDRLMGARA, from the coding sequence ATGTCGAAGGCCGCGATCGTCGGCCTGATGCTGCCGTTCTTCTCGCTGCTGTTCCTCGCCTTCCTGTACCCTCTGATGAGCCTGATCGCGATCTCGCTCACCGAGCCGCAGCCGGGCCTCGCCAACTACGCCCGGGTGTTCCAGAACCCGGTCTACGCCACGGTGCTGCTGCGCACCCTGCGCATCGCCCTCCTCGTCAGCGTGCTGTCGCTGATCCTGGCCTTCCCGGTCGCCGCCCTGATGGCGCGCGCGAAGGGGCCGAAGCTCGCGCTGATCACCGCCTGCATCCTGTTGCCGTTCTGGTCCTCGGTGCTGGTGCGCACCGCCGCCTGGGCGGTGCTGCTCCAGCGCAACGGGCTCGTGAACAATGCCCTGACCGGGCTCGGCCTCGCGGACGCGCCGGTGAAGCTCCTCTACACGCAGGGCGCCGTGGTGGTGGCGATGACCCACGTGCTGATGCCGTTCATGGTGCTGCCGATCTACGGGGCGCTGCGCAACATCCCGCCCGACCTGGCGCGGGCGGCGGCGATCTGCGGGGCGGGCCCGGCCCGGGCCTTCCGCGAGGTGACGCTGCCGCTGGCGCTGCCCGGCGTGACCGGCGGCTTCATCCTCGTGTTCCTGTCGGCGCTCGGCTACTTCATCACCCCGTCGCTCCTCGGCTCGCCGCAGGAGATGATGATCGCGACGCTGATCTCGCAGCAGATCCGCGAGAACCTCGACTGGCCCTTCGCGGCGGCCCTCGTCGGCGTCCTGACCGTGTTCGTGACCGGGATCACGCTCGCCTTCGGCCGGCTCTTCCGGTTCGACCGGCTGATGGGGGCGCGGGCGTGA
- a CDS encoding four-carbon acid sugar kinase family protein has translation MQIGIIADDLTGAVMVAGAIEAAGIAAPVVLDGSAPGASGSGIVIYATRTRLAPAAEAVAEVARLADRLDAAGCAQVAYKACATFDSTDSGNIGPVADLLAARYGQAPLLLSAGLPRLGTTVHQGYLFYRGRLVTDSIKRFDPVTPMSDPDLVRSLGRQTRARIVSLPHRWLAAGAEAAADALNDLVADGAEMVLMDCSDDADAATGAQLARAHRATVGSDAHIVALALLRGVRSQGTSPRHAVDGPGAVLVGSVGPVAQAQLAAFAAEGPVLTIDIADDRPEAALVAGALDRADGLIGDRPLAVATTSDADGVALAQARHGAMGAARRAERILGAVAAGLVARGVRRLVVSGGETSGAVAAALGIARVRALPEGALGAGFCLAEAPVPLSLYLKPGKLGADTILVDALAAMRDR, from the coding sequence ATGCAGATCGGGATCATCGCGGACGATCTCACCGGCGCGGTGATGGTCGCCGGCGCCATCGAGGCGGCCGGCATCGCCGCCCCGGTGGTGCTGGACGGCTCGGCTCCCGGCGCATCGGGGTCCGGCATCGTGATCTACGCAACGCGCACGCGCCTCGCCCCGGCGGCGGAGGCGGTGGCGGAGGTCGCCCGGCTCGCCGACCGGCTCGACGCGGCGGGCTGCGCGCAGGTCGCCTACAAGGCCTGCGCCACCTTCGATTCCACCGATTCCGGCAATATCGGTCCCGTGGCCGACCTGCTCGCCGCCCGCTACGGGCAAGCCCCGCTGCTGCTGAGCGCCGGGCTGCCGCGCTTGGGCACCACGGTGCACCAGGGCTACCTGTTCTACCGGGGCCGGCTGGTCACGGACTCGATCAAGCGCTTCGATCCGGTGACGCCGATGAGCGATCCCGACCTCGTCCGCAGCCTCGGCCGGCAGACGCGCGCCCGCATCGTGTCGCTGCCGCACCGCTGGCTCGCCGCCGGGGCGGAGGCCGCCGCCGACGCGCTCAATGATCTCGTCGCCGACGGGGCCGAGATGGTGCTGATGGATTGCAGCGACGACGCCGACGCCGCCACGGGCGCGCAGCTTGCCCGCGCCCACCGCGCCACGGTCGGCAGCGACGCCCACATCGTCGCCCTGGCGCTCCTGCGCGGGGTGCGGTCGCAGGGGACGAGCCCGCGCCATGCCGTGGACGGGCCGGGCGCGGTGCTGGTGGGCAGCGTCGGGCCCGTGGCACAGGCGCAGCTCGCCGCCTTCGCGGCCGAGGGCCCGGTCCTGACGATCGACATCGCCGACGACCGCCCCGAGGCGGCACTGGTCGCCGGGGCGCTCGACCGGGCGGACGGGCTGATCGGCGACCGGCCCCTCGCCGTCGCGACGACGAGCGATGCGGACGGGGTGGCGCTGGCCCAGGCGCGCCACGGGGCGATGGGCGCGGCGCGGCGCGCCGAGCGGATTCTCGGCGCGGTCGCCGCCGGGCTCGTCGCCCGCGGGGTGCGCCGCCTCGTCGTGTCGGGCGGCGAGACCTCCGGCGCGGTCGCGGCGGCGCTCGGGATCGCCCGGGTGCGGGCCCTGCCCGAAGGCGCGCTCGGCGCCGGCTTCTGCCTCGCCGAGGCGCCGGTGCCGCTGTCCCTGTACCTCAAGCCCGGCAAGCTCGGCGCCGACACGATCCTCGTCGACGCGCTTGCCGCGATGCGCGATCGATGA
- a CDS encoding TetR/AcrR family transcriptional regulator codes for MDQERAVETATRPRRRRGEARAGLILDATETLLAERSAGDISLADIAAAAGVPLPSVYHFFPNRNAAFVALALRFNEEIYRRSIEVLTDPEPRTWQELLDAKHRRAADFQNGRPAALRLFLGAGVSVAVRNADFTGNARIALSRARMFEAYFHMPAIPDLVAHLEIAAAAMDGIWALSYGRHGHITEPYRREATAATVAYLRRFLPEILPRRPLDPAMLARIAVSPDEVSGLAVPAAP; via the coding sequence ATGGACCAGGAGCGAGCGGTCGAGACGGCCACCCGGCCCAGGCGCCGCCGCGGCGAGGCGCGCGCCGGCCTCATCCTGGACGCGACCGAGACGCTCCTGGCCGAGCGCAGCGCCGGCGACATCAGCCTGGCCGACATCGCGGCCGCCGCCGGCGTGCCGCTGCCCTCGGTCTACCACTTCTTCCCCAACCGCAACGCGGCCTTCGTGGCGCTGGCCCTGCGCTTCAACGAGGAGATCTACCGGCGCTCGATCGAGGTGCTCACCGATCCGGAACCCCGGACCTGGCAGGAGCTGCTCGACGCCAAGCACCGCCGGGCGGCCGACTTCCAGAACGGCCGCCCGGCCGCCCTGCGGCTCTTCCTCGGCGCAGGCGTCAGCGTGGCGGTACGCAACGCCGACTTCACCGGCAACGCCCGCATCGCGCTCAGCCGCGCCCGGATGTTCGAGGCCTACTTCCACATGCCGGCGATCCCCGACCTCGTCGCGCACCTGGAGATCGCCGCGGCGGCGATGGACGGCATCTGGGCCCTCTCCTACGGCCGCCACGGGCACATCACCGAGCCGTACCGCCGGGAGGCGACGGCCGCGACCGTCGCCTACCTGCGGCGGTTCCTGCCCGAGATCCTGCCCCGGCGACCGCTGGACCCCGCGATGCTCGCCCGCATCGCGGTGTCGCCCGACGAGGTCTCGGGCTTGGCGGTGCCGGCTGCACCCTGA
- a CDS encoding ABC transporter permease — MRPRIPALDAAVAAILAFVLVPILLVLPMAFSETTYLAFPPKGFTTHWFSEFFDDRRWMGAFRFSLEIAAATALLATTIGTMAAYATLRGAGAIGTVFRALLVGPIVVPHIALAVALYLFFQRTGLGGTRLGYVLAHAVIAMPFVVFTVTAALASVDPGLEDAAMICGASRFTAFRLVTLPLILPNVVSGALFAFIISFDEPVVAFFLAGIRDKTLPRMMFDDIEQNLTPVIPAIAVLLTALSIVVLVSAALLRRLSRRTTAPAGG; from the coding sequence GTGAGGCCGCGCATCCCCGCCCTCGACGCGGCGGTCGCCGCGATCCTCGCCTTCGTGCTGGTGCCGATCCTCCTCGTCCTGCCGATGGCCTTCAGCGAGACGACCTACCTCGCCTTCCCGCCGAAGGGCTTCACCACGCACTGGTTCTCCGAGTTCTTCGACGACCGGCGCTGGATGGGCGCGTTCCGGTTCAGCCTGGAGATCGCCGCCGCGACCGCGCTCCTCGCGACGACGATCGGCACCATGGCGGCCTACGCCACCTTGCGCGGCGCCGGCGCGATCGGGACGGTCTTCCGGGCCCTCCTCGTCGGGCCGATCGTCGTGCCGCACATCGCGCTCGCCGTGGCGCTCTACCTGTTCTTCCAGAGAACCGGGCTCGGCGGCACCCGCCTCGGCTACGTGCTCGCGCACGCGGTGATCGCGATGCCGTTCGTGGTGTTCACCGTGACGGCGGCGCTCGCGAGCGTCGACCCGGGCCTCGAGGACGCGGCGATGATCTGCGGCGCCTCGCGCTTCACGGCCTTTCGCCTCGTGACGCTGCCGCTCATCCTGCCGAACGTGGTGTCGGGCGCGCTCTTCGCCTTCATCATCTCGTTCGACGAGCCGGTCGTGGCCTTCTTCCTCGCCGGCATCCGCGACAAGACCCTGCCCCGGATGATGTTCGACGACATCGAGCAGAACCTGACGCCGGTGATCCCGGCGATCGCCGTGCTGCTGACGGCCCTGTCGATCGTCGTCCTGGTCAGCGCCGCGCTCCTGCGCCGGCTGAGCCGGAGAACGACCGCACCCGCCGGCGGGTGA